The Mobula birostris isolate sMobBir1 chromosome 11, sMobBir1.hap1, whole genome shotgun sequence genome has a segment encoding these proteins:
- the fancf gene encoding Fanconi anemia group F protein: protein MEAMLENLERFAEVLAVARSPWASHWDEAAVTRAFQWACYFQQLALRLEGNRSAQAALRRQLNLPGRCTDHPLPWYRGLRLEELSRGQEMLSQALLCNPAASAAAFHRAAYWYRSAGSSRAAVTTSLRRAARLTAAARVLQACRQSAAGPGEDPTERQPVAETQAEILRQRLGEQRRELPEQEVWRRTVFGGGGDANSWRAFAALLSAAGVEAQPRALRWLLGNSRELSAACRALPCSVLALLAAQEPAFAREYLDFLQQWARRMRYDARSGRWMHEESPEQDWERLLQHFSSLLQGPAQTKESTREMLNSLKTKDGDFEVWGISIWTDLLLALKQRKIA, encoded by the coding sequence ATGGAGGCGATGCTGGAGAACCTGGAGCGGTTCGCTGAGGTGCTGGCGGTAGCGAGGAGCCCGTGGGCTAGCCACTGGGATGAGGCGGCGGTGACCCGAGCATTCCAATGGGCCTGCTATTTCCAGCAGCTGGCCTTGCGGCTGGAGGGGAACAGGAGCGCGCAAGCGGCCTTGCGCCGGCAGCTGAATCTCCCGGGTCGCTGTACCGACCACCCGCTGCCGTGGTACCGCGGCTTGCGACTCGAGGAACTGAGCCGGGGCCAGGAGATGCTCAGTCAGGCATTACTGTGCAACCCGGCGGCCTCGGCCGCTGCTTTCCACCGGGCCGCCTATTGGTACCGAAGTGCGGGAAGTAGTCGGGCGGCCGTGACGACGTCGCTGAGACGCGCGGCCCGGCTGACGGCGGCGGCGCGGGTTCTTCAGGCATGCAGGCAGAGCGCCGCAGGCCCCGGCGAGGATCCGACGGAACGCCAGCCCGTGGCCGAAACGCAAGCGGAGATACTGCGCCAGCGCTTGGGGGAACAGAGGCGGGAATTACCGGAGCAGGAGGTTTGGCGGCGGACTGTGTTTGGTGGCGGCGGGGACGCCAACTCCTGGCGGGCGTTCGCCGCGCTACTATCGGCTGCGGGCGTCGAGGCGCAACCGCGAGCGTTGCGGTGGTTGCTAGGCAACAGTCGCGAGCTGAGCGCCGCCTGTCGCGCGCTGCCCTGCTCGGTGTTGGCCCTGCTCGCGGCGCAAGAGCCGGCCTTCGCGCGAGAGTACTTGGATTTCCTGCAACAGTGGGCCCGCCGTATGCGGTACGATGCGAGGAGCGGCCGCTGGATGCACGAAGAGTCGCCCGAACAAGACTGGGAGAGATTGCTGCAACACTTTTCCAGTCTCTTGCAGGGGCCGGCACAAACGAAGGAGTCGACGCGAGAGATGTTAAACTCTTTGAAAACTAAGGATGGAGATTTTGAAGTATGGGGGATCAGCATATGGACAGACCTGTTACTTGCATTAAAACAACGGAAAATTGCTTGA